ctactactactattactactactggATGTAACTTTACAGTCAGGAATGCTAAAGTCAGAGCTGCAGTTTGTAGTTTCAGCCACCAGAGAGCAGCAGCGTCAGTGTCTCTGTGATCGTTAAACATCTGGATCCATGTAATGATGAAATATCACGTGTCGTCATGGTAACAGGGATTCAGCTTCATGTGGAGGACTGACACgtctttttctgctgctgtggttcCTCTGGATCTGAAGCTGTTCTGTCCAGAACACTAAAAACAGCTGGTCTCAGTTTtgtcctctgtctgtgtcctgtctttattttttagctgctctgtctcttttctcctcGGCCTCCTCACTGATCACTGGTCACACACCAGTATGACACCCTGTTCTTTTACTGGACTCGAACTCCCGTCTCCTGGGTTCTGTTGTGTCTCCGGCCTCCGCCTTTTAAGCTTGGATGGTATTATTAGTTAACAGTCCCTAGACGTTTGCTGCTGTTACAAACATTGTTTCACAGGAAGTCCATCACTGCAGTGCTTCTGTTTGTTGAACCATTCTATTCATCAGCTACTTACTTGACCTTATGGCCTGTtattgctaatgctaatgcttcTTACATGTCACCAACCTGTAGAGGTTACCTAACCTATTAATTCACATGACCTTTTGAGTTGTTAGTGGAAAACACTGAGACTTTGCTTTACTTCATAGAAGTTgacattaaatcaaatgtactgaaatgtgtttttagtgtttcaGTACTTACAGTACTAACAATTTAAATCCCATTAGCTAATGTGTTTGTTCCACCAGgttcagtttacagtttaaaatattCTGTACATGTATACGTTTTGTGAAGTCTGTAATCTGAGtgaaatacagatacagagggaTTTCATCCTTTTTATTAACTTATTAATGCTTCAAGATAAAACAACATCATGACTGTTTGTCTCAGTaggttgtgtttctgtttttgtggtttgtgaTCTGTTGCTCTGATTAAAAAGAACAGATGCACCTTCAAAATCTGCAGTACTAAcgtgaaaatgttttcatgacatCTCTGTAATTATTCTTCTCTTCATTATTTGAATTTGTATCAAATATTGAAATGTGATATGACCGTCTCTCCTATCATTTCATCACACTAAACTGTTTTTCCTCATAGATAAATAACACCTATGTGCCCTGGAATTATTTTTCTATAAGCAGAGTAGATGGGTGTGACTGGTGTTGTGTTATTAAAGCGACAAACCACAGCTAAAAACCACACGGGCTGATTGATGCAGGAAACAGCTTCTTTTATAAAACTCAATAACAGTTGAGAACAGATtaacatctgctgctgttcacatgTTCATCTCATCTCCCTTTATGTagttttatgttcattttttttttttttgttgttctcacTCTGCTGTTTTGATCATACATGTAAACAACTGAGTCATCAGCGAAGAGTTTAACATCAACTGTTGTACTGTGTGCTTTACTGTTGTAAAGTtgaatttcttcttcttattattattattatgttgaatgatgaacacacacaacactgatTAACGAGGCAACACCTCACAACAATGCTGTTTTTGTCCACTTTTTTCTCATTAGGTGTTGTTCTAACGTTTACGTCTATGCAAATAGCCAAGTACAGATCTTATTACTTTTTGACTTTTGTTTAACCAACAACCTCAGAATGCAAATTCTGCTACCCAGCACTCATGGTAAACAGTCAGAGCCATGCTTCATGCAAAAAAgctgtaatttacattttgtatattGTCACTTCATCCGCTTTGCAGTAAGTCTGTTTGTAAATTTAATTCAGCATTTTGTTGTCACTTCATGGGAGTGACCCCGTCCTCCCATGAAggaatattaaatatatttatatgtaaatgtaaatcaacacaaacagtgtACATTCAATTTTATTGTGTTGCTTTCTTTAAATTGTAAATTCAAAAAACATAGTTAATATGCAATATCTCAGTTTATTGAGAAAGTTAAACAGAAAGATTTTGATATACTTGCCACACTGGGCatcaacaatataaaaaatataaaacttttaCTGTGCAGAGAATTATATTCACAGTTGATCACTGATCATTTAAAATTTGTATTCATTATACATTCCACAAGTAAAAATATACCTAGTTTATGCTAGTGGCCTGATTTACCACGATCCTGAGAACTAAATTGAGTGAACAGTCTTGAAGATTGCTTGAAATATTGCATGATAGATAAAACGTGCTAACATGGCAAAGGCAGTTGTGTTTGTCACTGGTGTCCATCATGTACAGTCCGGAGAATGGAAATTTGCAATTGGCAAAATGTTCAAACTTGAGTCATCATGTGAGTAGTTGCTGGATGCTCCGTTGTCTGTGAGGATCCTCAGCAGAGAGAGTCCACAGCAGTACACCAGACTCTTCACTATCAGCACTGtgtagagcagacagagcagcttcacctggtaCTGAGACGGGACAGAAGCTGATGGTGGAAGAGCAGAAACCACTGAAAGACAAAAGGAGACAAATGTTTAGAGTTTCAGTGGGAAATGTTGATCTTCTGCTCCTTTGCTTTCCTTCATTGTCCATTTAAGGCAGGTTTACCATGCACTTGCTGTTCTGTATAAAAGGTGCAGAAGCATCAGGGGGAAACATTGGTGATGTTTTACTGTGAGACCAGTTACTGGAGTTATATCTCCTGTACACTGGAAGAAAACAGAATTTACCACATGTTTCAAATTCAACTACAGTGGTCGAACACTGTGTTGAGTTTGTTAATGATTACACTTATATTGGCAGTTTGGCAAACTGAACACTGAAGCATCTTGAGGGGGACCATACAGTCACCCTAAAGTGTAAGGTAAACAGGCTTAGTCGACTTAAAGACGGGCGGGACACCTTCTCACTGGCAGGTTTCTGTAGGGCATTCAATACGAAAATAAATCCCTGCTGAACACAGTCACCAAACCTTCATCACCTTGTTCTGTCTGAGCCGCCACTGTCCCTCCTTCATGTTTGACATGGCagctgtatttatatgtgtaaaGAGCATCTCGATCCACTGTCCTGATGGAGGCCGTGTGTCCCGACTCTCGGAGCTCCAGCTGCTCTCCTTCAGCAGACGGCAGCTCTTCCAGACGACCATTCTCCTTTCGTCTTTTCCAGGAAAACTGgaccagaggaggaaacatgtctgaggccacacacagcagggagctCTTCCCCTCCAGGTGGtctctggatgctgctgggtACACGCTCACCACGGGCTTCAGCACCTGCTCACCTGAAGCTTGaagcagcaacaagcagcacagacacacattcacacagtcaacagcagcttccagcactgcagcaaatTCAGTGGGATCCTGGAAACCACCTGGACTCTGATCTATTAACTACTTTACAGTGATGTCAAAGTTAAAGtggagcaaagaaacacacTCATATGAGCGTAAACGACACAAACCGAACCTGTAACAACTCATTTATCCTGGTTTAGTTCTCTGTACATGGACAAATAAAGAGACATGGATGTTCAGAGACGTCACCAGAATATTCCACTGAAATATATTTAGTGTTCTGCTGCCTCACTCTATGTTTTCAGACTGTTCTTTTGGAAAAGAACTCAGTTTTCCACCAGCACTCAAACGCAACAGACGTCTGAGGATCAGGGAGCGAGGCTGAGAATCTTAAGctccacacagaaaaataaCCTGAGGAACATATTTGATAATCtgtgaataaacacagaagaaatacTGTTAGAGATTTATCAgcagagaaatatttaatttttttattaattacaattGTCAACAACTTAAATTACCACACTATTTGTAAATGTGGTTTTTAATTATAGATAATGTATCTAAAGACATCTGTCATCAACAATAAAGCTTTTTGATTTAATTCCTATGATAAATATGTTTTCCACAGAAAATACAACAGTTGTAATTTCaagttataataaaatatatctaaTGTAATTTAGAATTACCATTAAATagtcattaataaaacatacatcGATTAATgacaatataaatgtataaaatctgaattttatAGTTACAGTCATACATCAATATTTGcacatatttattataatttaaataaaatggtgGTGAAGTGAAGTTTCTGATCCTGAAAttctaaatgtaataaatattatcatattaaaatatgtaatgctgatgtgaaacacatcaaccatcacaaacatttctgtgatcatgaagttagttttagttttgcattCAGCTTCTTATTGTCaatttacacatatttattaaaaagctgTTTCACTTATTTCACATTATCTTGTTTTAGCAAATTACTGAGACGAGcgaaataaaatgtttaaaatattttgtaataataaaattaaattttatttatctatgttTGTAGAAATAAAGAATCAGTTTAGATTTAAAcgtgttttcagtttttcacataTTGCAGAAAAAACTCAAAAAACTTACATCAAGTCTAAAACTacacaaactgaatttaaacaaaCCGTCAACATCtacaataaaatgatttaaatgaaataaaagttgaTTCTTACCTGTTACATACAGTTTAGTTCCTGAACTAAACACAGGGTAGTCAAATCCtcccacagtgacagagagtggTACAAAAACCTGTCTGCTGTTGAATGTGTCAGCTGAGGTGAACGAGTGCAGATGATGAACCAGGATCAGATTTCAGCTCCATGAGGTTTTTCTCTAATGTTCAGATCAACAcgatttgtttttcttttcttttcttttcttttcttttcttttcttttctttgcttttctttagtTTACAACTGAAACGTTGCTGTTATTTTGCTGCTTGCTGAACATCCACTGTGTGAACACTGCAGGAAGTTTAGGAGCAAGATTTTTTATTCACcacatattttgtattataataTTTTCCAGTGTAAGTCACATGCTCAgacttttttaaatgaattcacAGACTAAACTTAGTTTCCTGTATTTGAtgtatgttgttgttaataTAGTTGACGTTGCAGTTCTCTGGGTGGTTATGGAGAAACTTTAGTCCTGTTGATGGCGCTAGAGAAAAGGTCAGGAGGTCACTGTGAGTGTTAGGATTCATCCTCTAATAATCCACAGCTGGAAGAACAAACTTCTGAGCTGACCTCAGTCCAACATCTGtctgttcagctgctgcaggttttcatTAAGAGATGAAggaattttaaaatgtggtattttttatttgaacctTTTCTCCTGGATTCTGTTCTGATCCTCTGTTACTCAtgatattcttcttcttcacattttcagacaaTAGAAAACTGGatgaaagtaaataaagaaattccctcagtttgtttgtgtctcttcagATAAAGAAGAACCTGTGCTGtagtttcctgctctcttcctgttacaaacactgtttgacatctgttcatctgttggtttttgttcaggctgcaggaatcatttctcactgtgggaACCTGTTATCCAACATGAGCAGTAGTAGGAGGCTGAATGATCCAGTTTAACTTTCTTTATCTCCAGCTCCCAGCCCTTTCCTTTATTCACAGATGTGAAATCATCTTCCTGAGGATGATTGTACCTTTTATCTATGTCACCATCAGTCTTACCAATGACCACAATCAttgtaaatgtttctgtctctttcttctggtaCCAGTAAACACCATAAGCTCCACACTGGTCCGTTCCTTCACAGCTGAATGAGACAGTTTGTCCAACTCTCCTGGTCAATGTCAGATCATCCTGAACCAGCtctgctgccatggaaaccagtgctgcagagaaaccgaGCCATAGATGAAggttagtgtgacagtgttggttAAAGGTGGACTTTGttggctcctgattggctggaaacactcacctgaacacagacagcacagagcagcagctgggaggaaaagcattttgtgcagtggtgttTCCTCTGGTGAACCTGGGGAGAAGTGGCGCTCTGATGCAGCTGAGGCCAAACAAGGACGAGCTGTGAGATCAGACGAGGGCCACGTGGTTTCTAACGGCTCCTCCGACCTCCCATCAGCCCACAGataagctgctgctgtttcctggTGTTGATTTGAATCTGAGTTAAGTGAAAATCTCTAGCGAATTAAAgcctcattttaaatgttttaaaatgtattacttgttttctacctttttacaatttaaaatttgtGCTACAATAAATAATAGAATTAAAACAAGTtattatgtatttgcatttcaaacTCCTAACAAAGTTAAACTAATAACGACGGATTCAGctcaaactgaaactgactGTTGCTGCTTTACTTAATATTTCAGTTGTTGTCACAGTAgttgtgtggttttctgctgAGTCTGAAGTttgaaacactaaataaaaaaaacaaatgtctgagtttcacagtgaaaattatcatttcagcaacattaaagtagaaacagcttctatttgtcagtgtgtgactGATCAAACTGAGTCTCTGACATGTTGTTTGTGACTCAGTGAAAAGTTTGTTGGTGTTGATTTGAATCtgacagcagataaaaaaaaaccttcatgtTCCCACAAACACATTCAGGTTGGTGGAGAATTCAGTAACACAGACTGTTATCTGAGGTTTAACAGCTGggataaaaatacaaagtacaaatccacagagctgctcctccactgggATTTGAACCCTTCAAAGTTCCTCTAACATTAAGAATTCAAATTCAGGTTCAGTCTTTatcaagtttgtttttgttattgttattgttgttatttttagttaaatatttaaattacaaaagaaaattacctgtgattttattgtatatttcttttttataataaaatgttcaaCAGTCTCCTGAACAATATTcacactgagagaaaaacactttaactctgtttctgtttcttgtaTTTACACTAAAGTACTtgtataaacatttaatgttattttagatattgtacattattttacagtgaaTCGTTGCAGTTCCACCTCAGTACTTGTACATCTTCTACTAGTTTAATCTTTTTtagaaatatagaaacaaaaacccacaaaacaaacaaaatgtgatcaAATCTGTGAACATAGTTTTTATCTCTGTGATggttttttcatttcagttttaatcaGTTTCCTTTAAACATCAAGTGTTTGTTCAACACTTAAGACACAGTaaagtaacagtagtactactgCTACAGGTACTACTGCCCTCTACTGTCTCTAactacacatatacagtactactactgctacaggtactactgttactgtgtaCAGCTAATCCTTTACTCTGCTGCCCTCTACTGTCTCTAACTGCACATTGATTCCTGAATGTGAggcctactactactacttcctCTACAAGTACTGCTTTTATCTGGTACTAATAGTATACCAATAGTATACTAATAGTATATCCTAATAGTATAGTTACCCTGCTCCAGTATTACTACTCTAACATTACCAGATATTACTACCTCAAATCTTCTGTTCAGTAACATCTGCACATGTTTTAGGTTCTCGATGATGTTTAACTCAAACTTTTTCATCAGGTCTGATGGTTTAGAGGAGCAGACTTTAAAACCGCGAGGAGTTCTTAAGTTCTTAGTTTAACTGGACTCAGCAGCACCTGAACGACACAGGTCACTGGTTTGAAGTCAGCCTTTAACTACATCATGGTGAAAAGACCTGTAGTAAAGTTTCCAGTGCAGGAAGTTGATCTGTAACAGAGTATTTCTACCCTGTGATACCTTAACTTACAAGTACTGATACTTATACTGTGTTCAGTCAGTACTTTGTGTAACCAGGTGAAAAATGTTTGGGTTCCTGTGAACAGGAAGTAGTTTGACTGTTGCGTTTcacaaaaggaaataaaaactcCACAAATAGGGACTTTGAAGCATCTGGTGTCATTTAGCTAGTTTCAAATCTTGGTACCAGGTTTCCTCTGTATCCCGTGCACGGTTGTGCACAGTAGAAAACCTCCAAACAATGCGGCAGTGGTGAAGAGTGATGGGGCTGCAGGACCCCAGAGGGCGCTGTTGTCTTCATGCGTTGAGGTTGACCTGGAGAAGGTAGAGTTTGATGAAGGGGACTGAGGGCTGGTGTGGACATCACCAGAGCTGATGTTTATTCTTTTACACTATGAACACTGAGTTATCTGCAGTTAGATAAGAACTGTACTGTGTTGGACTGTTAGAGAAAtactgctgaaaacagacaaTCCAAGGTTACAGAAGAGCAGCAGAGTGTGGGGAGTAAACCAGCAAGAAAAAGGAGGGTGAGGACGAGATCCTGCAGTGAGACGAGAGCTACGCAAACATGTCAGAGCTCATCGTCCGTGATAAAAGTACGTGAAGAGGCGTCTTTGTGGGGTCAGAAGAACCAGAGCTTACAGTGAAGAGATAAATAGAGAGATAGATGGATTTGAGTTGTATAGAGTGGTTGAGGATGCACGTTATGGAGACTACTTTCAGTTCATTGTTCCTAACTGCTAACAGACACAGGTTCTTGAAGCATATAGGACGGTTTGGGCCCCCAAGGCCGAGAAACAACCCTACAGCTGCTGAGACAGAAAGCATTCAGGGTAGGCAAGCACAGAGATGTTGAACAGTCCCAAGATTCACCAACCTATGAAGTCATTTAAAACTCTAGAGGTGGCTTCAGTGGACTTCACTGTGCTAGAGCCAACCACTGATGGCAGAGAAAATGTTCTGGTGATCACAGATGTCCCCCCCGTGCCTGGGGTTAgggttatggttagggttaggtgaaAAGGTTTACTGCCCACCTGTAGATATGGACCTGCCGGTCGCAACAAAATCCAAGATGCATGGAGGGCAACTGTAGAAATATTAGGGATTACTTACACCGTACAGCCTGTAGAGGGTGTTGGACCAAGACCAGGATGTACAGACCCTTGTCCCAgtttggagtcaggtgttaagTCCCCAATACCTGAAGTACAAGAGCTAAAGCAGGGACTCATTCAAACCCTCATCATGAGCCCAGGTCACTTTTACACTTATCACACGTTCGGACAGATTTGGGTTCTGTATTTCTCAGGGAAGCTCTAAAAGGAGTTAAGAAGAAGTCTAGTGTCATCGAGGACTGTGACAGTGAGCAGGGCAGAGTTGAACCAGGTGGATAAATGGGAGGGTGTCAACAAACCCTGTAAACAGGAAGTAGTTTGACTGTGTTTGTCAATAGATGAGGTGCCActgtcatattttcttttttctttttttctttttttgtttatttaattttatttattattatattagaattattttttGCCTCAGagttttcaagattcaagattcaagattcaaaaaactttattaatcccagagggaaattgttttgcctcattaccattgttctcaaaacagacagaaagaaaaggaaccacaaccaggaaagatccaacaccaacataaatacacaataacattaatacCGAAAAacccaatatatatatacagaatacgtaaatagataaatgaaattgggtcaatgtattcacagcaagtatatgacagtatcacttcccccaccccttacagaggggggaggaattgtacagattgattgccacaggtagaaaggatctcctgtggcgctctgtggaacatttaatgttaataaatctttagCTGAACATGCTCTTCTGTCCAACCatcacactgtgcagtgggtgggaggggttgtccaagattaagaggagtttagacagcctcctcctctcagctacaacatgtagagggtccagctccacccccagaacagagccagccctcctgatcagtttgtttagtctgttagtgtctgacaccttcatgttgctgccccagcagaccacagcataaaagatgacactggaaccacagactcatcaaacatccgcagcatggtgctgcagacgttgaaggactgagtctcctcaggaagtacatccggctctgagccttcctgtacaatgctgatgagtttttggtccagtccagtttgttgtccaagtacactccgaggtatttgtactcggacacgacctccacctcctccccctgtatagagagagggatgacaggactcccagatttcctgaagtccatcaccagctcctttgttttgttgatgttcagttgcagatggttgagtccacaccagtcaacaaaactgtccaccactccacggtactctgtgacatctccacccttaatacatcctacaactgcagagtcatcagagaacttctgaagatgacaggactctgagttgtacctgaagtctgaggtatacagggtgaagaggaatggagacagaactgtcccctgtggagcacctgtgctactgatcacagtgtcagacacacagttctgcaggtggacgtactgtgggcggttagtgaggtagtccatgatccaggaaatcaggggagtgttgacttgcatgttttttaatttctttcccagcagtgcaggccggatggtgttgaatgcactggagaaatcaaaaaacatgatcctcactaagcccccaggcttgtccaggtgggtgtaggtgcgatggagaaggtgtatgatggcgtcatccactccaatatggggttgataggaaaactggaggggatcaagtgagggtttgaccagaggtcggagggactccaggatcagcctctcaaaagccttcatgatgtgtgatgtcagagccactggtctgaagtcattgaggactctgggacgtggtgtcttattcacaggaacaaggcacgactttttccaccctagaggaactctctccaggtgcaggctgaggttgaagatgtgttggagaacaacacatagctgaggagcacaggctttcagcacccttggaCTGACcccatcaggacctgcagcctttgtggggtgaagcctgttcagctctcttctcacctggtcagctgagattgttagggtggtagctgagtcgtgtgggggagggactgaggagcaggtagtgaactgaagtgggctctgtgactcagcctggaatcgattgaaaaaatgattcaattcattggctcggaccacagtccccacattctcctggctgctggacttgtagccagtgatggtcctcatgctcctccaaacctccctggtgttgttctgttgaagactctgttccagttttttcctgtaagcctccttcccctccctgatcttgacagacagcagtctctggaccctctttgctgcctccctgtctcctgatctgaatgctttcattttgtcattcaggatggctttgatgtcctgagtgacccagtgtctgttgtttgggaagcagcaaatggtttttgtgggtacgtgggtgtccacacagaaattaatgtagtcagagatgcagtctgtcagtccatcaatgtcgtcaccgtgaggttcacagagagtcttccagtctgtctcttcaaagcatccctgcagggcaaggtgtgccccctctgtccacctctttacagttttaatggtgggaggctgcctgtgaaccaaaggtgtgtattgtgggaggagatgtaccaggttgtgatccgactttcccagaggggggaggggatCTTATATTTcacaaaaggaaataaagaccCCACAGATACAAACTTTGAAgcagtttgtgtcttttctcccCGGCTTCATTTGTTATGGAATATTCTCTATATTAGGTCATTCGTGATTTTacatcaaatgaaaaacaagcaaacataaAGAGGCATGAACTTGTGCCACTGTCAGCACTGTACCACCAGTAGGTGGTGCTATGCTCTCAAAAACACACTCAGGTGAACCTGCAGTAAATGTCCTCTCAGTACTGGAtactggaaacaaaacactttagaCAAGATCATTGTAGGTGTTCTCCTGCGTATTGTTGTCATTCAACGATTTATTACCACACAGTATGAGTTTGTCCAACTTTACTGGTTCTGTGGGAACAGGTGGAAcggctgtttttatttattgtcgttgttgttgttgttgttgctgttgtttcttttctattgAACATATCCAGCAGAGTCTGGAAAACCTGAATATTACAGCCATGTGGACCTGTTCCTGCAGCAGAACTGCACAGAAACCACCGAAACAATGAACATCAGAGATCACTGGAACTCTTACAGTAAAAAATTATCCCACCGtcacccccctcctcttcttctac
The window above is part of the Anabas testudineus chromosome 17, fAnaTes1.2, whole genome shotgun sequence genome. Proteins encoded here:
- the LOC113171870 gene encoding uncharacterized protein LOC113171870, with the protein product MAAELVQDDLTLTRRVGQTVSFSCEGTDQCGAYGVYWYQKKETETFTMIVVIDLILVHHLHSFTSADTFNSRQVFVPLSVTVGGFDYPVFSSGTKLYVTASGEQVLKPVVSVYPAASRDHLEGKSSLLCVASDMFPPLVQFSWKRRKENGRLEELPSAEGEQLELRESGHTASIRTVDRDALYTYKYSCHVKHEGGTVAAQTEQVVSALPPSASVPSQYQVKLLCLLYTVLIVKSLVYCCGLSLLRILTDNGASSNYSHDDSSLNILPIANFHSPDCT